The genomic DNA GTTCCTGTTGAAACTGATATTGAACGAGGAAGTCCATTTCCAGGTTTTATTTTTCAGGGGAGTAGCGAGCAATTCAATTTCGAGTCCCCTGTTGCGCACCATTGCCGGGAAATTGGCCATGACCCTGGGGAAACCTGTTTGCGCAGGCGCCTGCTGGAATAAGAGTTGGTTGCCTGTACGGCTCTGGTATAATGCCAGTCCGAGGAGCAACTTGTTTTTGAAGAAGCCGAGGTCGAGCCCCAGTTCCATTTTCCAGGTTTTCTCCCAGCGGTAGTTATTATTGAACGGCGTAGCCGGTGCAAGCGCTGGTTGCCCCTGGTAAGTAGCTGTGGAAGTGAACGTACTCATGTACTGGTAATTTCCGATACCGTCGTTACCCGTAATACCTGCGCTGGCTTTCAATTTACTGAACGAGAGGAAGGGCAGTTTGAAAACCCAGGCAGCCCCTAATGCGCCGAAGTTGGAATAACGTTTACCCGGTGCGAACCTGCTGCTGGCATCCCTGTTGGCTGAAAGGTTGATGATATAAGTGTTGCGGATGTTGTAGTTGGCGCGGGCATATACTGCCATATAGCGATAGTCGCCTTCGATACGTTTAAGGTTACGGTTGGGTGATGCGAGGAAACCATAGAGATCATCGGGCAGGAAGTTACTGCCTGTCAACGACAAAGAGATGGAACGGCTTTGCTGTAAGGTGAAGCCGCATAACACCTGCAACCATCCCCGGCCAAGTTCAGCGCTATATTCCACGCGTGGTTCTATGATATATGTTTTGATGCTGGCATCTCTAATAGTAGCGCTGTTGGTTTCGTTACTTGCAGGTGATTTTGATTTCAGTGGTACCAGTTTCGATTCATTGATGACATAGGAGTCGAATCCCATAGCGGTAACCAGGCGCCATTTTTCAGCCAGCTGATAAGAAGCATTTACACCTGTAGAGAAGTTGTCGGGTTTGCCGCGGTATTCGTTGTAAAGGGTGGCATAACCATTGGAAAGATTTGTTGCGCCATTGTATTCCCATACGAGCTTACCATTGGCATCGATGAAAGCGGGATGATTGGGCTCGAAATAGGTGGCCATAGCAAAAGGTTCACTGCCTGTTAGCGTACCTCTGAAAGTGGCATAAAGCAGGTCGACATTTATTTTAAACCTTTCGTTGGCGGAGCTATGATTTACGTTAACATGAAAGGAAGGCCGGTAAACACGGAAGCTGTTTCGTCCCGGCACATGGGCATAGGTAACTGTTTCTGCCGCATGGCCTACGTTGGCGATAAACTGCGTTCGGGCGTCGCCAAACGAGAGGGATAATTGTGCAGAAGATTGCCAGGCGGGGCGTTGTAGCAGGAGTTTATTAAAATCGGTATACCTGTTTGGATCGAAGTATAACAGTGCGTTTGCGTCGATGGGTTTGTTATCGTTGGCAAAAGCTTCGCGCAGCATATTGAGGTAGGGTGTGGTATGCATTAACTGAAGCTGGTTATTTAAGCGCGTGTAACCGCTGCCCAACCGCAGCGTTGTTTGTACGGGTCCGGCCACACCCTTTTTTGTTGTGATGAGAATGACGCCGTTGGCGCCGCGTGAGCCGAAAATAGCAGTAGCATCGGCATCCTTTAAGACTTCTATGCTTTGAATATCTGAGGGATTGAGTGTGGTAAAGGGCGAAACAGCATTTCCAAAGGCTGATTCGTCGTTGCTGTCGAAAAATGCAGATCCTGCGACAAAGGGTACGCCGTTTCTTACATACAGGGGCGTATTGGAAGTATGGCTTTTTACCAGCGTAGAACTTACAGCGCCAATGGAGGTAAGGCCACGGATGAGGACATCGAAGGCGCCGCCCGGGCTGCCATTACGTTGTGTTACCTGCAGGCCTGCCACCCTTCCTTCGAGCATAGCCAATGGATTGAGGACAGGTTGTTTTTCCATTTCGCCGGACTTGATGCTGCCTTCACTGCCGGTAGATTTCCGGCGTGAGGTATTGCCATAGGCAACAACA from Filimonas effusa includes the following:
- a CDS encoding SusC/RagA family TonB-linked outer membrane protein, which encodes MKPRVPFLLLKTIAILLFFKGITAHAQNDPLKKQVSLKGKNLPLGELLTQMKTQAGVVFFWTQDINIKETVTVHFAGKTVPYILDHLPLKQALVWEYQTQSGRITLKGYKPRAKPMISNAGSISGRVVDSAGEPLPETAINVKGNSKLIAVDQSGNFLLSNVAENSILEVSRIGYSKQEVIVKGPHLVIVLKQEEHILDETYVVAYGNTSRRKSTGSEGSIKSGEMEKQPVLNPLAMLEGRVAGLQVTQRNGSPGGAFDVLIRGLTSIGAVSSTLVKSHTSNTPLYVRNGVPFVAGSAFFDSNDESAFGNAVSPFTTLNPSDIQSIEVLKDADATAIFGSRGANGVILITTKKGVAGPVQTTLRLGSGYTRLNNQLQLMHTTPYLNMLREAFANDNKPIDANALLYFDPNRYTDFNKLLLQRPAWQSSAQLSLSFGDARTQFIANVGHAAETVTYAHVPGRNSFRVYRPSFHVNVNHSSANERFKINVDLLYATFRGTLTGSEPFAMATYFEPNHPAFIDANGKLVWEYNGATNLSNGYATLYNEYRGKPDNFSTGVNASYQLAEKWRLVTAMGFDSYVINESKLVPLKSKSPASNETNSATIRDASIKTYIIEPRVEYSAELGRGWLQVLCGFTLQQSRSISLSLTGSNFLPDDLYGFLASPNRNLKRIEGDYRYMAVYARANYNIRNTYIINLSANRDASSRFAPGKRYSNFGALGAAWVFKLPFLSFSKLKASAGITGNDGIGNYQYMSTFTSTATYQGQPALAPATPFNNNYRWEKTWKMELGLDLGFFKNKLLLGLALYQSRTGNQLLFQQAPAQTGFPRVMANFPAMVRNRGLEIELLATPLKNKTWKWTSSFNISFNRNKLLAYPGLERSSNATSMAIGEPITVLRGFHLKRVNPATGIYEVEDKDGNGVFNTADYISFGDAAPRYYGGLQQELSFKKYWRLSVFCSFKKQIGLNALSQYGVPAANANAPVYLLDNYWKQPGDIAKYQKLTRDPGSAAYTAATLYLAKSDAIYSDASYIRIKNIELAYTLKEKWLRRCSIKTATVYLQAQNFFTITGYQGADPENPQFIKLPPVRSLNIGVTVQW